CAGATCCTGTTCGATGCTCCGATCCTCAACGTCCAGCTGCTCGTGGACGGGCTGCTGATCGGCGCCATCTTCGCGCTGGCGGCTTACGGCATGGCGCTGGTCTGGGGCGTGATGAACATCATCAACATCGCCCAGGGTGAGTACGTGATGCTCGGCGGCTTCGTCGCGGTGCTGCTGGCCGACGCCGGCATCCACCCGCTGTTCGGTGTCCCGCTGGCCGCCGTGGTGCTCTACGCAGTCGGTTGGGGCCTCTACCGCGCCATCATCTTCCGCGTGGTCGACCGCGACCTGTTCATCTCGATCCTCGCCACCTTCGGCATCAGCATCCTGCTGCAACAGCTTGCCAACCAGGTGTTCGGCGCCGACGTACGCAGCGCCGAAGGTGGCTTGGGCACGCTGTTCCTGTTCGACGGCATGGTGACCGTGGGTTGGATCAAGGTGCTGGCGTGCGGCGTCGCGCTGCTGACCGGCGTCGCACTGTGGCTGTTCCTGAAGCACTCGCGGCTTGGTCAGGCAATCCGTGCGACCGCGCAGAACGCGCGCGCCGCGCGCATCCTCGGCATCGACACCGACCACGTCTACGCCGCCACCTACGGGCTCAACGCAGCCATCTGCGGCGCCGCCGGTGCGCTGGTGGCGATGATCTGGATCGTCCATCCCTACCTCGGGCTGGCGTTCACGCTGCGCTCGTTCGTCATCGTCATCATCGCCGGGCTCGGCAACCTGCTCGGTGTGGTCGTCTCGGGACTCGGTCTGGGCGCCGCCGAGAGCTTCGCCGCGTTCCTCTTCGGAGCCGAGTTCCAGGCCGCGTTCACCTTCAGCCTGCTGGTGGTGATCCTGGTGCTGCGCAGTCGCCTTCTCGCGCGCAAGCGCCGCTACCTCAAGTGAACCTGATGAAACAGCCAGACCGCACCCTGCTGATCGTCATCGCACTGCTCGGACTGGTGGCCCCGCTACTGGTGCCGGCCTACACGGCCCAGTTGGCGATGCTCTGGGTCATGGTGATCTTCGCCCTGACCTGGGACCTGCTCGGCGGTCAGATGGGCTACAACTCCTTCGGTAACGTCGTGTTCCTCGGCATAGGCATGTACGCCTGCGCCGTGATCCAACGCGACAGCGGCCTGGACTACCACAGCGCCCTGTTGGTCGGCATGCTCGTCGGCGCACTCATCGCCACGGCTTTCGCTGCCCTGTTCGGTACCGGCGTACTCGGCATGCGCGGTCACTACTTCGCCATCTGCACTCTTGGCCTCGGCGTCGCCGCCGGCGAGATCGCCAGTGGCTGGGATTACATCGGCGCCGGCTCGGGCATGGTCACACCGGTCCACCCGGGCGAGGTGGGTGAGCGCAACCTGTTCTTCTACTACCTGTTCTTCGCCACCGCTGCCGCTACTTTCTTCACCCTGCGCCGACTCTACTCCGGCCGTTTCGGACTCGCCATCAACGCCATCCGCGACGACGAGGACAAGGCCGAGGCGATGGGCCTGCACACCACCAAGTACAAGACGGTCGCCTGGTGTGTCGCCGCGTTCTTCCTCGGCCTCACCGGCGGCGCACTGGGCAACCTGATTGGCTTTATCGACCCGCGCGACGTCGCTTTCTCAGGCGCCACCTTCGGTGTCTGGATGGTGCTGATGGCGATCCTCGGCGGCAAGGGCACGATCTGGGGGCCGGTACTCGGCGCGGCGATCTTCCACGTCACCCAGGAACTGTTCTGGAGCTACCTGCTCGGCTGGCAGCGGGTCGCACTCGGCGCGCTGATCGTGCTCATCGTGGTCTTCTTTCCGCAGGGGATACTGGGTTGGGTACGCGAACGCTGGCCGCATCGATTCGGCCAACGCATCGAAACCCGCGTCGATGAGGAGCAGGCCTCGTGAGCGCGCTACTGCAGGTGCGCGGGGTGTGTAAATCCTTTGGTGGTGTGGTGGCCAATATGGATGTCAGCCTGAATGTGCCACAGGGCGCGATTATCGGTTTAATCGGTCCCAACGGTTCGGGCAAGACAACCCTGTTCAATTCGATCGTCGGTTTTCACCCTGTGGATCAGGGATCGGTCCTGTTTGATGGCAAAGAGATCACCCGTCTGCGGGTGGCACAGATCGCGCGCCGCGGCCTGTTGCGCACTTTTCAGCAAACGCGCATCTACGGACAGATGGATTGTGTGCACAACCTGCTGATCAGCCTTCCGCATCAGCATGAGACGGTGATGGACATGCTGGCGCGCTTTCCAAAGGAAAACTACGAGAAGGCGGAATCCCTGCTGGATTTCGTCGGCCTCTATTCCAAACGGCATCTGCTGGCCGGCGATCTCTCCTTCGGACAGCAGAAACTGCTGGAATTCGCCATGGCATTGATGAACGAACCCAAACTGCTGCTGCTCGACGAGCCCACCGCGGGCATCAACCCGACGCTCATCAACGGCATCATCGATAGACTGCGCCGCGCCAACGACGAGTTGGGCATCACGCTGCTGGTCATCGAGCACAACATGCGCGTCATCATGAATCTGGCGCAGTACATCCACTGCCTGTCGCGCGGGAAGTTGCTGGCGGAAGGCAAACCCGATGAAATACAGAACGATCAACGGGTCATCGACGCCTATCTGGGGGCGCAGTAGATCATGGCCGGTGAGCACGACAATCGAAGCAAAAACAAGCTGCGCGGTTACGGTCAGGGTAATGTCGATACCGTGCTGTCGGTGGATCAGGTGGCGCGCGAAGCGCAGCAGATCGCCGCCGAGGGCCCGAGCCGCGAATTTCTGCTGGGGTTATCGGGTAACGATCCGCTGGTGCGCATCGAAGGGTTGGTCGCCGGTTACGGGCGCATGGAGATACTCCACGATATCGATTTCTACGCCGGCAAAGGCCAGGCCGTCTGCCTGATTGGGCCCAACGGCGCCGGCAAATCCACCGTACTGCATTCCATTTATGGCTTCACCCGCATCATGGGCGGGAGCATTACGGTCGGTGGCACCAATGTCACCCACCTCAGCCCCAAAGACAAACTGCGCAGTGCGGGAATCGCCTATATTTTGCAGGATAATTCGGTTTTTCCGGACATGACGGTAGAGGAAAATCTGTTCATGGGCGGGTACTTGCTGAACAACCGCCAGCGCGTACAGGAATCCGCCGAACAGGTTTTCGAGAAGTATCCCCGCCTGCGCGAGCGCCGCAGCCAGCGGGCCGGTGTGCTCTCGGGGGGCGAGCGGCGTTTACTGGAGATCTCGCGCGCCTTGATCATGAAGCCCGACGTGTTGCTGGTGGACGAACCCTCCATCGGATTGGAGCCGCGCTTCATCGACATGGTATTCGAGATTCTGGACGATCTGCGGCGAAACGACGGCAAAACCATCATCCTGGTCGAGCAAAACGCGAAAAAGGGCCTGGAGTTCGCCGACGCGGGTTATGTATTGGTATCGGGCGAAGTGGCCATGGCCGGCCGTGGTGAGGAGCTGCTGGAAAATCCCGACGTAGGCAGATTGTTCCTGGGAGGCTAGAATCAGGGGCAACCGATAACGACAGTCGCGCAACCTGTGTGGCGCCCCCAACCCCCGAAGGAATCCAAGGATGGAAATCAGTCTGTACGATTTTGGACGTATTCAGATCAATGGCCACCTCTATACCAGCGATGTCATTCTCGCCAATGGCGATGTCAAGGATGGGTGGTGGCGCATCGTCGGTGAGAATCTCTCACCTGACGACCTGATCGACATACTGCCCGAGAAACCGGAGATCCTTATCGTCGGTACCGGTTACCATGGGCGCATGACACTCTCCCCCGGGGTGCGTTACGAGCTCGCCAGACGCGGCATCACGCTGCATGCGCTGCCAACGCGCGAAGCGGTTGCCCTGTTCAACCGCCTGCAGCGCGAAAGCACCGCAGTGGTCGCGGCACTCCACGTCACCTGACTGACCGGCAGCAGGGACCGGCACAGCCATCATCGCCGCTGCCGGTTCACGCGACTTCACGATCTCCAAAAAGGCTTGTTCCCTTCCCGCGCGGCGTCGGTGCGTGACAACCCGATGTCCTTCAACGGATGATCGTCGAGCGCCAGCCGCGCACATTGCCGCCATACCAATAGCAGGCAATAGTCCAACGACCATGGGGCGCGCTCAGGGTGCTTTGCTTGATCACAATGTTCATAGCGTATGCCATGGTTGGCATCGTTCCATCATCTTTCAGCCAGGACAATTAGAACCTATTCACGGGCGATTACCGCACCTCGCAGACGGAGGATCAGGCGATCGCCCAAATGATAGAGCGCCAATCCACCGAGGATCATGCCGGTACCGACAAGCGTCGACAGCGATATCGACTCATCATTAAGAACAGCGCCAATGCCCAACGCCATGACCGGCGTGATCACCGTGATCAGCACCACCGTTGTCGCTGGTAGATGACGCAGGACGTAGTAGTAGCAGAGAAACCCGAGCAACGAGCCGCCCAGTGCCAGGTAGAGCACCGCCGCATACGCCACGCTGCCAGCACCAGCGACACCGACTCCTCCGATCAACCACCAACTGATTGCGTAGGGAGGTACGCACACGAGCAGCCCGCCCACGGTCTGCGCGAAGGGATGCAACTCCGCGCCAATACGCTTAACCCAGACCGTACTGACGCTGAAGAGCGTCACCGCACCCAGCAAAAGAGAGATGCCTATCCATGCATCACCCTCGATGCGCAGTTCGTATCGGAAGATCGTGATCAGTCCCGCCAGTGCCATCAGGCAGGCCAACCAACGCGTTGCGGAAAGCTCGGGTTCGACCAGCCAATAGCGGGAGAGTAATCCGGAAAGAATCGGCGAAAGTCCAAACAGCACCGATATCAACCCGGAAGGAACATAGAGCGCCCCCCAATAGACCAGCGACATCGCGCCAAAAATCCCCAGGCCGGCCGCCAGGTAACTGGTAATCGCGACGCGATCCCACGGCAGACGAATATTCACCAGGCGCAGCATCACCAACCCCACCACCGCTGCAATCAACATGCGTGCGGCAGCCGCGGGCACCGGACCCAACCCTTCCCCGCTCCATTTCACCGCCAACGGCGTGGTCGCCCAGATGGCGACTACGATCAGATAGGCACTCGGCACCGACATCCTTGATCTCCCTTCCCGCACTCCTTCCAGGTGATACAACAAAAAAGGCCGCAGCTCTGGCGAGACTGCGGCCTTGATCAAGACGGAGTTTCTACAAATTCACTCGCTGACTCGTCCTCTTGATCTCCGCAGCATGGCCGCGTAGCGCACGACAGCCAGGTCATGCAGCCAAAGGCGCATTGATGCGGTGAGGGATTGAGTGAACATGCCGACATTGTGTGGGATACCGGCAATCACATCAACAACACATATTTTGAGGATAAAGCGAGTCTGAACGATGGGCATCACCGATGCGTCTACACTGCAAGGAGTTCGCAACCGAGTGCACGCATGAGAAGAGTAATACGCATCACCCTACGTGGGATAATCGCAGTTATCGCTGTCATTGCGGTGGGGCTGTCGTTGGCGTGGGCAACCAACCCCAACAGCGCCACCGAAGACTGGCGTTCCGCTGATCGTTCCAGCGCCGGCATCGCACCCGATCCGAAATCCCATCGTGAAGCCATCGTCCAGCTTTATGCCGCCCGCGCTTTTCGCTGGCGTGGCACCTTTTCCGTACACACGTGGCTGGCCTTGAAACCCGAAGATGCCCAGCACTTTACGGTCGTGGAACTGCTCGGTTGGCGCGCCTATCGCGACCAATCGGCGGTCGTGGTGCGCGCGGATATTCCAGACCGGCGCTGGTTCAACAGTATGCCGCAACTCATTGCCGAGCAGCGCGGCCCCTTGGCGGACCAGGCAATCGCGAAACTGCTGGCGGCCGCCGAATCCTACCCGCGTCGCTTTGAGTATGGCTTGTGGCCTGGCCCCAACAGCAATACCTTTATCGCCTATCTGCTGCGCCATGTTCCAGAGCTGGGCTTCGCGATGCCGCCCAACGCCCTGGGCAAGGACTTTCTCATCGACGCCCACTTTGTCGCAGCCACGCCCAGCGGTACGGGATACCAGTTCTCGCTGGGCGGGGCGCTGGGACTCCTGCTGGCGCAACGTGAAGGATTGGAGATCAATGTCCTCGGATTGACCCTGGGCTTCGATCCGCGGGGCCCGGCGCTGGTACTGCCGGGGGTCGGTCGGCTCGGTGGGTGAATACGGCATGTGCAACTCCGAACCGCAACGACGCATCGTGACAACGGAGCGACCGTCCCGAATCGACGTGCTGACCATCGAGTGCGGGAAATGTCTCGGCGCTTCGACGCTATCGAACCCAAGAGTCACTCCATCCAGAACGGCTTCGATCCTTCACGTTCCACATCGGCGCGCGAGATACCGATATCCCGCAGCAGATGATCGTCCAGCGCCAGCATCGCGCGGCGTTGGCGCGCGCGTTCACGCCAATGTTCCAGCGTGTACCAAATCAGCGCCAGGCGCTCCCCAAGTGGGGAACGCTCTGACCCCTCAGGAGTGATGCGTAAAGAAATCGATACGCTGGTGCAGGCCATGATTAGTGCTCCTTGAATTGTGGATTTGGAAATCTGTGACTGCCTCTTTTCCGTGGCCACAAGCTAAGCCTCGCGCCGGCATAGTCGCCAATCGTTTTTTCGGATTGGCGCGTTCAGCAATCGTGATGGCGATGCGAGTAAAACTGGTGTCTACTTGAAGCGTGGTTTCCGGCACAGGAGAGACCGCCATGGAGCTCTATCATCTAGAACCTATCTCGATATCCTCCGCGAGCTGTGCCGGTCGCTCGTGGTTCGAGCGCCAGGCGCGGCGAGCGTGGTTGGGTCATTCCCAATGAGCGAGCCGCAACACCGCGCTGGAGCCACGAGCGCCCGGCCCTTCGGGTTGGCCCCAGAGGTGCGCTGGCGGTGTTCTCGACTTGCCAATAGCGGTTGCTATTGGCTGCGCCTTCGGGCCTACCCAGCGCACCTCTGGGGCTCAACACAGCTCGCGGAGGATATCGAGATAGGTTCTACGTACCTTTGTCACCGTGGCCGAAGAGGGACACCTGACCCGCGCCGCGGAGCGCCTCTACACCAGCCAACCGGCGATCAGCGCCCATATCAAAGCCCTTGAGGAAGAGCTCGGCTTGACCTTGTTCGCGCGCACGCCACGCGGAATGCAATTGACCAGCGAAGGCATGCGCCTGCTCCCAAAGGCCCGCGCGGCGCTTGATGCATCGGGCGATTTTCTCCAACAGGCCAAATCACTGCAGAACGAGCTGCTGGGCACGGTGCGTGTCGGCCTCAATGCCGATGCCGAGTATCTGCGGATTGCGCAAACTCACCAATTGGTCTCCAGCCGTTATCCCCAACTTGAAGTGCACCTGTTGTCGGGCGCGAGCCAGACGAACGTCCCCGATATTCGTGCCGCCAAACTGGATGCGGGGTTTGTGTTCGGCGATCTCGACGCCACGAATCTGGCTTGCCTGGAGCTGGCGCAGACACCGCTGCGCATTGCTGCACCCGCCGGGTGGGAAGAACGCGTCGCGGGGGCCACGATGAAAGACATCGTCCATATGCCGTGGATCTACACCGCCCCCGATTGCCCCTTTTTCACCGCCGCCAAGACGGTGCTCGACGAACACAGTTGCTGCCGGCCGCCGCAGACCATCGTCTCCGATAACGAAGAGGCACTGCGCTCGCTGGTCAAGGCGGGTGTCGGTCTGGCCATCATGCGCGCAGACGAGATTCAAAAGGCGGAGCAGGAAGGCTACGCCTTCGCCTTGCCCGTCGAGCTGCCGACCGTTCCGCTGCGTCTGGCCTATCTGAAAAACCGGGTAAACGATCCGCAACTGACGGCGCTGCTGGAGGTGGTTGCCGAGGTATGGGGGCTCCCGTTCACCGACCGGGAGGAGAAGGCTGCTAGTTAAGGGGCGGTGCGGCGGGTTTCGTCACCTCCAACAGATCCGCCATATGCTGCTCGGTTCTCAGCAGATCGGCCAGGGTGTACTGATCGAGAACCGTGTAAAAGGCCTGGATTGCCTTGCCGAACACCCCCTTCAGCAGACAGGCCGCTTCGATGCGGCAACAGCTGTTTGCGGGGTCGAAGCACTCGACCAGCGGGGCGTCATGCTCGGCCGCGCGTACCACCGCGCCGACGTTGATAGCGGAGGGCTCACGCGCCAGGCGGATGCCCCCACCCTTGCCGCGGACGGTTTCAATCTCTCCGCACAGGCCCAGATTGTGGACCACTTTCATGAGGTGATTACGGGAGATGGCATAGGCCTCCGCGATCTCCGCTATGGTGCACAACCGATCGCGGCGCAGACCGAGATAGATCAGTACGCGCAGTGTATAGTCAGAGAATACGGTGAGGCGCATGGCAGGTAGACGGCAACGTGTGCATTAAAGATGTATTTTGCATATTGATTATGGCAAATCCCCGTGCTATAAAAAAGCTGTACATTAGATACATCTTTAAGAAGGCTGGTTCCGGAATGTCGCGATGAGTGTTTCGAATCTCTCCGAAGAGCAGGTGCAGGATGCCCTGAGAGCGGTGGTGGACCCCGAAGTGGGGATGAATATCGTCGATCTGGGGCTGGTTTACGGGATCGAGGTGACGGAAGACCACATCTACGTGGTGATGACCATGACCACACCCGCCTGCCCGATGAGCACTTACATTACCGATTCGGTCCGCCACACGTTACGCGCCCTGGCACCCGACATGGAGGACATCCAGGTCCACCTGGTCTGGGATCCGCCCTGGCATCCAGGGCTGATGTCGGAGGGGGCAAAAACCACCTTTGGCTGGTAAGGGCGCAATCCACCTTCAGGAGTCATTCTCATGAGCACCGCTGAACCCAAGATCATTGATGTTCGTACTATTGAGCCACGTTTCCGTCACTCGCTGATCTTCCAGACCTTTGGCGCCCTCGCGCCCGGCGATCACTTCGTGCTGGTCAACGACCACGACCCCAAACCCCTGCAGTACCAGTTCCAGGCGGAGATGCCCGACACCTACAGCTGGACCTACGAAAAACAGGGCCCTGAGGTCTGGCAGGTTCGTATCGGTAAAACCGCTTAGCAAACACACGGTTTATGGCAATGGGATCGACCGACTGGATTCAGCGTGATTTAAAACCTGCCCTTCGCTTCCCCCTCCTTGCACTGGGGTTCGTTGCGCTCGGTCTGGGCATTCTGGCCGGGCTGTCACGCATGGGTTGGTCGGTTCCGTTGCCCTCCCCTTCGGTGATGCTGCTGCATGGTCCGCTGATGGTGTCGGGCTTTTTCGGCACCGTGATCGGCCTGGAACGTGCTGTCGCACTGGGTCAGCGCTGGGCCTATGCGGGCCCGCTGCTCAACGGCACGGGAGGCCTGCTGCTACTGGCAGGCATCTCACCTCTGCCAGGCGCCCTCCTGATGAGTGGCGGCGCCATCGTGCTGTTGGTAGCGACCCTCGCCGCCTACCGGCGGCAACCCGCCTTCCATACCCTGATCCTGGCCTTGGGCGCCGCATGCTGGGGAGTGGGCAATCTCCTCTGGAGCGGCGGCTGGGCGTTGCTCTTTGTCGTGCCCTGGTGGATGGCCTTCCTGGTGCTCACCATCGCCGGTGAGCGGCTGGAACTTTCGCGTTTTCTGCCCCCTTCCCCATTGGCCACCCGCCTGTTTGGCGGTCTGACGCTGTTACTGATGACCGGAACCACCATGACCCTGGTGGCGACCGATCTCGCGTGGCCCGTCGTGGGCGCAAGTTTTCTCGCTTTCGCTGCCTGGCTATTGAAACAGGACGTGGCGCGCCGCACCGTTCGCCAGCAGGGGCTGACCCGCTTTATCGCCGTTTGCCTGCTGTCAGGGTACGCCTGGCTTGCCATCGCCGGCCTATTGCTCCTCCATCCCGCCACCCACCTGGGGGCAGGCCCGATGTACGATGCGGCCCTGCACAGTCTGTTCGTCGGCTTCGTCTTCGCCATGGTCTTTGGCCATGCACCCATCATCTTTCCCGCGGTAACGCAGTTGCGGGTGCCCTATCACCCACTCTTCTACGTACCATTGCTGGTATTGCACATCTCACTGGCGCTGCGCCTGACAGGCGATCTTATGGGACTCGACGAGTGGCGCCGCCTGGGCGGCATGGCCAATGCAGTGGCGCTGGTTCTGTTCGTCCTCAATACGGTGAGCGCCATCGTGCGCGGCAAATTCACCACCCCCGCTCTCGCCCGATAGCGATTCCGAACTCCGCGAGCAATTCGTTACACTGATGCCAGTGACCGTCGTTCACGGTCACTCGTGTGCGTAACGGGTACGCGTTGCATCTCGTGGATTCTATGCTGCTGACCATCGGTTCACTGTTGGGCGGACTGGGGCTGTTCCTGCTCGCTATCCGCATGATTACCGACGGCCTGCGCCTGGCGGCGGGCTCGGCGCTGCGCGAGATGCTCGGCGTGTGGACGCGCACACCCGCACGTGGCATTGCCGCGGGGGTGCTGATCACCGCCATCGTCCAGTCCTCGAGCGCGGTGACCGCTGCGACCATCGGTTTCGTCAATTCCGGCCTTCTCAGCCTCACCCACGCGTTGGGCGTGGTGTATGGCGCCAATATCGGCACGACCGCGATCGGATGGCTGGTTGCCGCCGTTGGCTTCAAGGTCAAACTGGAACTCTTCGCCCTGCCCATCATCGGCGCTGGCGTGATCATGCGCCTGGTTGGTGGAACGCGGCGCACTGGCGCGATCGGCGAGGCGCTGGCGGGTTTCGGACTCTTCTTTCTCGGCATCCAAGTGCTTAAGGATGCTTTCGAAGGACTGGCCACAGGCATCCAGTTCCATGACCTTGCAGCCGATGGATTCATGAGCACCCTCCTGTTTGTGAGTATCGGTTTTGTGATGACCTTGCTCATGCAAGCCTCTGGTGCAGCCATCGCTATTACGCTCACCGCGGCCAACAGCGGCGTCATTCCATTGGCCGCTGCCGCCAGTATGGTCATCGGCGCCAACATCGGCACAACCTCTACTGCGGCACTGGCGGTCATCGGCGCGACATCCAACGCCAAGCGAGTGGCAATGGCGCATATTTTCTTCAACGCGCTCACCGGCGCGGTGGCGCTGTTGCTGCTGCCGGTGCTGCTATGGGGAGTGGCGGTTACCAGTCGGGTACTGGCGCTTGAGGACAGCCCCGCCGTCGCTCTTGCCCTCTTTCATACCGTTTTCAACTTATTGGGCGTCGCATTGATGTGGCCTTTGACGCCACACCTTGCGGTTTTTCTTGCGCGTCGTTTCCGCAGCGAAGAGGAGGTGGCGGCACGCCCAAAATATCTTGACAAGACGATAGTCGTATCTCCGGAACTTGCTATTGAGGCCTTGGCCCTTGAAGTGGCACGCATGGGCCAGATGGCCCGCGCGACGGCGCACGCCGCCCTCAACGCCGATTTGGTTTCCACCGACCGTCTGCAAAAAGAGCGTCACATCGTATTTCAACTCGCCAATGAAATCGGTAATTTCACCGCCCACCTGGAGCGGGGCAGCCTGCCCAGTAGTACGGTTGAGATTCTGCCGAGCTCG
This window of the Pseudomonadota bacterium genome carries:
- a CDS encoding DMT family transporter is translated as MSVPSAYLIVVAIWATTPLAVKWSGEGLGPVPAAAARMLIAAVVGLVMLRLVNIRLPWDRVAITSYLAAGLGIFGAMSLVYWGALYVPSGLISVLFGLSPILSGLLSRYWLVEPELSATRWLACLMALAGLITIFRYELRIEGDAWIGISLLLGAVTLFSVSTVWVKRIGAELHPFAQTVGGLLVCVPPYAISWWLIGGVGVAGAGSVAYAAVLYLALGGSLLGFLCYYYVLRHLPATTVVLITVITPVMALGIGAVLNDESISLSTLVGTGMILGGLALYHLGDRLILRLRGAVIARE
- a CDS encoding DUF2249 domain-containing protein → MSTAEPKIIDVRTIEPRFRHSLIFQTFGALAPGDHFVLVNDHDPKPLQYQFQAEMPDTYSWTYEKQGPEVWQVRIGKTA
- a CDS encoding Na/Pi cotransporter family protein; this translates as MLLTIGSLLGGLGLFLLAIRMITDGLRLAAGSALREMLGVWTRTPARGIAAGVLITAIVQSSSAVTAATIGFVNSGLLSLTHALGVVYGANIGTTAIGWLVAAVGFKVKLELFALPIIGAGVIMRLVGGTRRTGAIGEALAGFGLFFLGIQVLKDAFEGLATGIQFHDLAADGFMSTLLFVSIGFVMTLLMQASGAAIAITLTAANSGVIPLAAAASMVIGANIGTTSTAALAVIGATSNAKRVAMAHIFFNALTGAVALLLLPVLLWGVAVTSRVLALEDSPAVALALFHTVFNLLGVALMWPLTPHLAVFLARRFRSEEEVAARPKYLDKTIVVSPELAIEALALEVARMGQMARATAHAALNADLVSTDRLQKERHIVFQLANEIGNFTAHLERGSLPSSTVEILPSSLRTARYYTALSDLAVDVGTETLRLSRRLPERLAEQHATFIAKTKDLLSKADPKRDGYTAEAMELDLDELQQRYQALKAAYLEAGATGQFPIPDMAEHLEYISRTRRMAEQSAKGARYLHHLMGVGQAPAETHTN
- a CDS encoding branched-chain amino acid ABC transporter permease, translated to MKQPDRTLLIVIALLGLVAPLLVPAYTAQLAMLWVMVIFALTWDLLGGQMGYNSFGNVVFLGIGMYACAVIQRDSGLDYHSALLVGMLVGALIATAFAALFGTGVLGMRGHYFAICTLGLGVAAGEIASGWDYIGAGSGMVTPVHPGEVGERNLFFYYLFFATAAATFFTLRRLYSGRFGLAINAIRDDEDKAEAMGLHTTKYKTVAWCVAAFFLGLTGGALGNLIGFIDPRDVAFSGATFGVWMVLMAILGGKGTIWGPVLGAAIFHVTQELFWSYLLGWQRVALGALIVLIVVFFPQGILGWVRERWPHRFGQRIETRVDEEQAS
- a CDS encoding metal-sulfur cluster assembly factor, whose amino-acid sequence is MSVSNLSEEQVQDALRAVVDPEVGMNIVDLGLVYGIEVTEDHIYVVMTMTTPACPMSTYITDSVRHTLRALAPDMEDIQVHLVWDPPWHPGLMSEGAKTTFGW
- a CDS encoding branched-chain amino acid ABC transporter permease, whose translation is MDSLQILFDAPILNVQLLVDGLLIGAIFALAAYGMALVWGVMNIINIAQGEYVMLGGFVAVLLADAGIHPLFGVPLAAVVLYAVGWGLYRAIIFRVVDRDLFISILATFGISILLQQLANQVFGADVRSAEGGLGTLFLFDGMVTVGWIKVLACGVALLTGVALWLFLKHSRLGQAIRATAQNARAARILGIDTDHVYAATYGLNAAICGAAGALVAMIWIVHPYLGLAFTLRSFVIVIIAGLGNLLGVVVSGLGLGAAESFAAFLFGAEFQAAFTFSLLVVILVLRSRLLARKRRYLK
- a CDS encoding LysR family transcriptional regulator produces the protein MAEEGHLTRAAERLYTSQPAISAHIKALEEELGLTLFARTPRGMQLTSEGMRLLPKARAALDASGDFLQQAKSLQNELLGTVRVGLNADAEYLRIAQTHQLVSSRYPQLEVHLLSGASQTNVPDIRAAKLDAGFVFGDLDATNLACLELAQTPLRIAAPAGWEERVAGATMKDIVHMPWIYTAPDCPFFTAAKTVLDEHSCCRPPQTIVSDNEEALRSLVKAGVGLAIMRADEIQKAEQEGYAFALPVELPTVPLRLAYLKNRVNDPQLTALLEVVAEVWGLPFTDREEKAAS
- a CDS encoding ABC transporter ATP-binding protein, with product MDVSLNVPQGAIIGLIGPNGSGKTTLFNSIVGFHPVDQGSVLFDGKEITRLRVAQIARRGLLRTFQQTRIYGQMDCVHNLLISLPHQHETVMDMLARFPKENYEKAESLLDFVGLYSKRHLLAGDLSFGQQKLLEFAMALMNEPKLLLLDEPTAGINPTLINGIIDRLRRANDELGITLLVIEHNMRVIMNLAQYIHCLSRGKLLAEGKPDEIQNDQRVIDAYLGAQ
- a CDS encoding DUF3750 domain-containing protein, which encodes MRRVIRITLRGIIAVIAVIAVGLSLAWATNPNSATEDWRSADRSSAGIAPDPKSHREAIVQLYAARAFRWRGTFSVHTWLALKPEDAQHFTVVELLGWRAYRDQSAVVVRADIPDRRWFNSMPQLIAEQRGPLADQAIAKLLAAAESYPRRFEYGLWPGPNSNTFIAYLLRHVPELGFAMPPNALGKDFLIDAHFVAATPSGTGYQFSLGGALGLLLAQREGLEINVLGLTLGFDPRGPALVLPGVGRLGG
- a CDS encoding DUF1127 domain-containing protein gives rise to the protein MRYEHCDQAKHPERAPWSLDYCLLLVWRQCARLALDDHPLKDIGLSRTDAAREGNKPFWRS
- a CDS encoding ABC transporter ATP-binding protein, with amino-acid sequence MAGEHDNRSKNKLRGYGQGNVDTVLSVDQVAREAQQIAAEGPSREFLLGLSGNDPLVRIEGLVAGYGRMEILHDIDFYAGKGQAVCLIGPNGAGKSTVLHSIYGFTRIMGGSITVGGTNVTHLSPKDKLRSAGIAYILQDNSVFPDMTVEENLFMGGYLLNNRQRVQESAEQVFEKYPRLRERRSQRAGVLSGGERRLLEISRALIMKPDVLLVDEPSIGLEPRFIDMVFEILDDLRRNDGKTIILVEQNAKKGLEFADAGYVLVSGEVAMAGRGEELLENPDVGRLFLGG
- a CDS encoding Rrf2 family transcriptional regulator, which encodes MRLTVFSDYTLRVLIYLGLRRDRLCTIAEIAEAYAISRNHLMKVVHNLGLCGEIETVRGKGGGIRLAREPSAINVGAVVRAAEHDAPLVECFDPANSCCRIEAACLLKGVFGKAIQAFYTVLDQYTLADLLRTEQHMADLLEVTKPAAPPLN
- a CDS encoding DUF1127 domain-containing protein, which translates into the protein MACTSVSISLRITPEGSERSPLGERLALIWYTLEHWRERARQRRAMLALDDHLLRDIGISRADVEREGSKPFWME